In one Nocardioides luteus genomic region, the following are encoded:
- a CDS encoding nitrate- and nitrite sensing domain-containing protein, which yields MNTFDDDTLLRDRLYRIGATAPVPLADPAEDVRRGRRRVLRARVVATVGTVMAVGIIGIAGVALQPVVTDRATDPAGSPTSPSTSSVRRAESVAQALPSTFDLAINVMFERDGDLAGVPDVVMRPLRATTDESITIWTAKAEQIDAGGDQELADVLARIKRSLDGMAQTRSDIRDTGQAQVLAEAAYGALADDLFSLATLVPSVGDAEIDTEIEALGAIRPAFRSMGEERAIMMEALTKRRHSQAAGMSAEPISEEDLAALASAEATWRRSLADFYTAASERQRETLDGITANTATEGAIGVPAHRAVNQILSTGSLDRVTLTPDAYTGSYTELIRGLQKLFVAAANEIIDDLAALDG from the coding sequence ATGAACACCTTCGACGACGACACCCTGCTGCGCGACCGCCTCTACCGCATCGGTGCGACCGCTCCGGTCCCGCTCGCGGACCCCGCCGAGGACGTACGCCGCGGCCGCCGCCGCGTGCTCCGGGCCCGCGTGGTCGCGACCGTCGGGACCGTGATGGCGGTCGGCATCATCGGCATCGCCGGGGTGGCGCTCCAGCCCGTGGTCACGGACCGGGCCACCGATCCGGCAGGGTCCCCGACCTCCCCCTCGACCTCGTCGGTGCGCCGGGCCGAGTCGGTCGCGCAGGCGTTGCCCAGCACGTTCGACCTGGCGATCAACGTGATGTTCGAGCGCGACGGCGACTTGGCAGGCGTCCCCGACGTCGTGATGAGGCCGTTGCGGGCGACGACCGATGAGTCCATCACGATCTGGACGGCGAAAGCGGAGCAGATCGACGCCGGCGGTGACCAGGAGCTCGCGGATGTCCTCGCGAGGATCAAGCGGTCGTTGGACGGCATGGCGCAGACGCGATCGGACATCCGTGACACGGGCCAGGCCCAGGTGCTGGCGGAGGCCGCCTACGGGGCGCTCGCCGACGATCTCTTCTCGCTCGCGACGCTCGTGCCGTCGGTCGGCGACGCCGAGATCGACACTGAGATCGAAGCGCTCGGCGCCATTCGTCCGGCGTTCCGGTCGATGGGCGAGGAGCGGGCCATCATGATGGAGGCGCTCACGAAGCGCCGGCACTCGCAGGCGGCGGGTATGTCGGCCGAACCCATCAGCGAGGAAGACCTCGCCGCGCTCGCCTCGGCCGAGGCGACCTGGCGTCGGTCGCTCGCGGACTTCTACACGGCGGCCTCGGAGCGTCAGCGCGAGACCCTCGACGGGATCACCGCCAACACTGCGACCGAGGGAGCCATCGGGGTCCCGGCGCACCGGGCGGTCAACCAGATCCTGTCCACCGGCAGCCTGGACCGGGTCACGCTCACGCCGGACGCTTACACGGGGTCCTACACCGAGCTGATCCGTGGGCTGCAGAAGCTGTTCGTCGCCGCGGCGAACGAGATCATCGACGATCTCGCCGCGCTCGACGGCTAG
- the rocD gene encoding ornithine--oxo-acid transaminase has protein sequence MTLLNEAQDTVATSLTPAAFAAAEAHSAHNYHPLEVVISHAEGAWVTDVDGRRCLDMLAGYSALNFGHGHPALLSAAREQLDKVTLTSRAFVHDQFAEFTARLAAMCGKDMVLPMNTGAEAVETAIKVARKWGYDVKGVPADQAEIIVMAGNFHGRTTTIVGFSDDADARDGFGPFAPGFVMVPYADLAAIEAAITPNTVAVLVEPIQGESGVVIPGDDFLIGLREVCTRENVLFAADEIQAGLGRTGYTFACDHAGVKPDMYILGKALGGGIVPVSAVVADRDVLGVIGPGQHGSTFGGNPLACAVGTAVIDLLETGEFQARAEALGQVLRDRLMAMVGKGIVGFRSRGLWAGVDIDPAVGTGREICERLLARGVLAKDTHGSTIRLAPPLVIAEDDLHWALDQLEAAVSE, from the coding sequence ATGACCCTGCTCAACGAAGCTCAGGACACCGTTGCGACCAGCCTGACCCCCGCCGCCTTCGCTGCCGCCGAGGCGCACTCCGCGCACAACTACCACCCGCTCGAGGTGGTGATCAGCCACGCCGAGGGCGCCTGGGTGACCGACGTCGACGGTCGCCGCTGCCTCGACATGCTGGCCGGCTACAGCGCGCTGAACTTCGGTCACGGCCACCCCGCACTGCTGTCCGCCGCCCGTGAGCAGCTCGACAAGGTCACCCTGACCTCGCGCGCGTTCGTGCACGACCAGTTCGCCGAGTTCACCGCCCGCCTGGCCGCGATGTGCGGCAAGGACATGGTCCTGCCGATGAACACCGGCGCCGAGGCCGTCGAGACCGCGATCAAGGTCGCCCGCAAGTGGGGCTACGACGTGAAGGGTGTCCCCGCCGACCAGGCCGAGATCATCGTGATGGCCGGCAACTTCCACGGCCGCACGACCACGATCGTCGGCTTCTCGGACGACGCCGACGCCCGCGACGGCTTCGGTCCGTTCGCCCCCGGCTTCGTGATGGTTCCGTACGCCGACCTGGCCGCGATCGAGGCCGCCATCACGCCCAACACGGTGGCCGTGCTGGTCGAGCCGATCCAGGGCGAGTCCGGCGTGGTCATCCCCGGCGACGACTTCCTGATCGGGCTCCGCGAGGTCTGCACCCGCGAGAACGTGCTCTTCGCCGCCGACGAGATCCAGGCCGGCCTCGGCCGCACCGGCTACACCTTCGCCTGCGACCACGCCGGCGTGAAGCCGGACATGTACATCCTCGGCAAGGCGCTCGGCGGCGGCATCGTTCCGGTCTCGGCCGTCGTCGCCGACCGCGACGTGCTCGGCGTCATCGGCCCCGGCCAGCACGGTTCCACCTTCGGTGGCAACCCGCTCGCCTGCGCCGTCGGCACCGCCGTCATCGACCTGCTCGAGACCGGCGAGTTCCAGGCCCGCGCCGAGGCCCTCGGCCAGGTCCTGCGCGACCGGCTGATGGCGATGGTCGGCAAGGGCATCGTCGGCTTCCGCTCCCGCGGCCTGTGGGCCGGCGTCGACATCGACCCGGCCGTCGGCACCGGTCGCGAGATCTGCGAGCGCCTCCTCGCCCGCGGCGTGCTCGCCAAGGACACCCACGGCTCCACCATCCGCCTCGCCCCGCCCCTGGTGATCGCCGAGGACGACCTCCACTGGGCCCTCGACCAGCTCGAGGCGGCTGTCTCCGAGTAG
- the rpsI gene encoding 30S ribosomal protein S9: protein MTENTVEVEETFETDEQGLAYTSESAPSADTPERPATIAPAAATGRRKEAVARVRIVPGTGAWTINGRTIEDYFPNKLHQQVANEPFVALQLEGRFDVIARIDGGGIAGQAGALRLGVARALNDVDVEANRPTLKKAGLLTRDARVVERKKAGLKKARKASQFSKR, encoded by the coding sequence ATGACTGAGAACACCGTAGAGGTCGAGGAGACCTTCGAGACCGACGAGCAGGGCCTCGCGTACACCTCCGAGAGCGCCCCGTCCGCCGACACCCCCGAGCGCCCGGCGACCATCGCCCCGGCTGCCGCCACCGGCCGCCGCAAGGAGGCCGTCGCCCGCGTCCGGATCGTCCCGGGCACCGGCGCGTGGACCATCAACGGTCGCACCATCGAGGACTACTTCCCGAACAAGCTGCACCAGCAGGTCGCGAACGAGCCGTTCGTCGCGCTGCAGCTCGAGGGTCGCTTCGACGTGATCGCCCGCATCGACGGCGGCGGCATCGCCGGTCAGGCCGGCGCGCTGCGTCTCGGCGTGGCCCGTGCGCTGAACGACGTCGACGTCGAGGCCAACCGCCCGACCCTGAAGAAGGCCGGTCTGCTGACCCGCGACGCCCGCGTCGTGGAGCGGAAGAAGGCCGGTCTCAAGAAGGCCCGCAAGGCCTCGCAGTTCAGCAAGCGCTGA
- the coaA gene encoding type I pantothenate kinase yields MSHPGPHGDDRGSSPYVELDRSAWAELATETESPLTEAEIESLRGLGDQIDLKEVEEVYLPLSRLLSLYVSASAKLHDQQELFLGKTMPERTPFVIGVAGSVAVGKSTTARVLQQMLAHWPEHPNVALVTTDGFLYPNAELERRGLMERKGFPESYDRKALLRFLVDLKSGEDEVRAPIYSHLTYDVTDQTVTVKKPDIVILEGLNVLQPSRVRADGTISLALSDFFDFSVYVDAGSRDIKQWYVDRFLRLRETAFRDPSSYFTKYAALSHDEAVTRATEIWNEINGPNLRENVLPTRSRATLVLRKDSDHSVRYVRLRKI; encoded by the coding sequence ATGTCACACCCCGGGCCACACGGCGATGACCGCGGCTCCTCGCCCTACGTCGAGCTCGACCGTAGCGCGTGGGCCGAGCTCGCGACCGAGACCGAGAGTCCGCTGACCGAGGCCGAGATCGAGTCGCTTCGTGGCCTGGGCGACCAGATAGACCTCAAGGAGGTCGAGGAGGTCTACCTGCCGCTGAGCCGCCTGCTCAGCCTCTACGTGAGCGCTTCGGCCAAGCTCCACGACCAGCAGGAGCTGTTCCTCGGCAAGACGATGCCGGAGCGTACGCCCTTCGTCATCGGCGTCGCCGGGTCCGTCGCGGTCGGCAAGTCGACCACCGCGCGTGTGCTCCAGCAGATGCTCGCCCACTGGCCCGAGCACCCCAACGTCGCCCTGGTCACCACCGACGGGTTCCTCTACCCCAACGCCGAGCTCGAGCGGCGCGGCCTGATGGAGCGCAAGGGCTTCCCGGAGTCCTACGACCGCAAGGCGCTGCTCCGCTTCCTCGTCGACCTCAAGTCGGGTGAGGACGAGGTGCGCGCGCCGATCTACTCACACCTGACCTACGACGTCACCGACCAGACCGTGACCGTCAAGAAGCCCGACATCGTCATCCTCGAGGGACTCAACGTCCTGCAGCCCTCCCGGGTCCGCGCCGACGGCACCATCTCGCTGGCCCTCTCGGACTTCTTCGACTTCTCCGTCTACGTCGATGCCGGGTCGCGCGACATCAAGCAGTGGTACGTCGACCGCTTCCTCCGGCTGCGCGAGACCGCCTTCCGCGACCCGTCGTCCTACTTCACGAAATATGCGGCCCTGTCGCACGACGAGGCCGTCACCCGCGCCACCGAGATCTGGAACGAGATCAACGGCCCCAACCTCCGCGAGAACGTCCTCCCGACCCGCTCCCGCGCCACCCTGGTCCTCCGCAAGGACAGCGACCACTCGGTCCGCTACGTACGCCTGCGCAAGATCTGA
- a CDS encoding TetR/AcrR family transcriptional regulator, whose protein sequence is MSQRTRLTPEQRREQLLDLGIRLFARHSLDEISIDVVAREAGISRGLLYHYFGDKMAFREAVVRRAADALVAQTAPPSTGEPVERLLASMTAYVDFVDANYEGYVSMVRGAASDPVLREIYDEAFLALGLRIFDAGADFVEDTPAARLVVRGWQAMSEELVLSWKADPAGLSREELLGMLASSLPVLLEMLPRSSGVGSGEL, encoded by the coding sequence ATGAGCCAACGGACGCGTCTGACGCCCGAGCAGCGCCGCGAGCAGCTGCTCGACCTGGGCATTCGCCTCTTCGCGCGCCACTCCCTCGACGAGATCTCGATCGACGTGGTGGCGCGTGAGGCCGGCATCTCGCGCGGGCTGCTCTACCACTACTTCGGCGACAAGATGGCCTTCCGTGAGGCGGTCGTACGCCGCGCCGCCGACGCCCTCGTCGCCCAGACCGCCCCGCCCTCGACGGGCGAGCCGGTCGAGCGCCTGCTGGCGTCCATGACGGCCTACGTCGACTTCGTCGACGCCAACTACGAGGGGTACGTCTCGATGGTCCGCGGCGCCGCGAGCGACCCGGTCCTGCGCGAGATCTACGACGAGGCCTTCTTGGCGTTGGGACTCCGGATCTTCGATGCCGGTGCCGACTTCGTCGAGGACACCCCCGCCGCGCGGCTGGTGGTGCGTGGCTGGCAGGCGATGTCGGAGGAGCTGGTGCTGTCCTGGAAGGCGGATCCCGCCGGGTTGTCGCGCGAGGAGCTGCTGGGGATGCTGGCCTCTTCGTTGCCGGTGCTGCTGGAGATGCTGCCGCGGAGCTCCGGGGTGGGTTCAGGCGAGCTGTAA
- a CDS encoding SigE family RNA polymerase sigma factor, which translates to MSRDEEFTAYVRERRAHLFRAAYLLCGDEHRAEDIVQLTLSKVYAAWRKVQKADSVDAYVRRVLVNSHLDEGRRPWRRERSGEIADRPAPVGLGAEELDELWTALRSLPAGQRRVVVLRHYWGLSVEETAADLGVSSGTVKSQTSEALANLRRTLRPGNADSDAARGGRR; encoded by the coding sequence GTGAGTCGGGACGAGGAGTTCACCGCCTACGTCAGGGAGAGACGCGCGCACCTGTTCCGCGCGGCCTACCTGCTGTGCGGTGACGAGCATCGAGCCGAGGACATCGTGCAGCTGACGCTGTCGAAGGTGTACGCAGCGTGGCGAAAGGTGCAGAAGGCCGACAGCGTCGACGCGTACGTACGTCGGGTGCTGGTCAACAGTCACCTCGACGAGGGCCGCCGTCCGTGGCGGCGGGAGCGGTCGGGCGAGATCGCCGATCGCCCGGCGCCCGTCGGCCTCGGGGCCGAAGAGCTGGACGAGCTCTGGACCGCGCTGCGATCTCTTCCTGCAGGTCAGCGCCGGGTTGTGGTGCTTCGGCACTACTGGGGTCTGTCGGTCGAGGAGACGGCCGCCGACCTCGGGGTCAGCAGTGGGACGGTCAAGAGCCAGACCTCTGAGGCGCTGGCCAACCTGCGCCGCACCCTTCGCCCCGGCAACGCTGACTCCGACGCTGCCCGAGGAGGCCGGCGATGA
- the glmS gene encoding glutamine--fructose-6-phosphate transaminase (isomerizing), with protein MCGIVGYVGDRSAQDVVIDGLRRLEYRGYDSAGIALVADRKLAVDKKAGKLANLEKAIADTPLPAATTGIGHTRWATHGGPTDGNAHPHVGRTGRVAVVHNGIIENFAELRASLETDGHEFASQTDTEVAAHLLEREVVGGADLTIAMQKVCSVLEGAFTFVAVDAEDPSRVVAARRNSPLVVGLGEGESFLGSDVAAFIEHTREALELDQDQVVTITREGATVTNFDGTPAEGRRFHVDWDLAAAEKDGHDWFMRKEILEQPRAVADSLLGRRTPSGSLHLDEMRLDDDELREVTKIIIIAAGTSFYAGMVAKYAIEHWCRISVEVELASEFRYRDPILDNSTLVVAISQSGETADTLQAIRHARSQRSKVLAICNTNGSTIPRESDAVIYTHAGPEIGVASTKGYVTQLVACYLLALYLAQVKGTMYGDEIDGVMTQLEAMPSAVEKVLETAPQVYDLAREYADRRAFLFLGRHAGYPVALEGALKLKELAYLHAEGFAAGELKHGPIALVEEGLPIWCIVPPRGRDFLHDKMRSGIMEVRARGARTIALVEEGDDSVDSVSDTIIRLPKVPVLLQPLVAVVPLQLFACQLATELGYDVDQPRNLAKSVTVE; from the coding sequence ATGTGCGGCATCGTTGGGTACGTCGGAGACCGGTCGGCGCAGGACGTCGTGATCGATGGCCTGAGGCGGTTGGAGTACCGCGGCTATGACTCGGCCGGGATCGCTCTGGTCGCTGACCGGAAGCTGGCCGTGGACAAGAAGGCCGGCAAGCTCGCCAACCTGGAGAAGGCGATCGCGGACACGCCGCTGCCGGCGGCGACGACCGGGATCGGCCACACCCGCTGGGCCACCCACGGTGGCCCGACCGACGGCAACGCGCACCCGCACGTCGGCCGCACCGGGCGCGTCGCGGTCGTCCACAACGGGATCATCGAGAACTTCGCCGAGCTGCGGGCCTCCCTGGAGACCGACGGGCACGAGTTCGCCTCGCAGACCGACACCGAGGTGGCCGCCCACCTGCTCGAGCGCGAGGTCGTCGGCGGGGCCGACCTGACCATCGCGATGCAGAAGGTCTGCTCGGTCCTGGAGGGCGCCTTCACCTTCGTCGCGGTCGACGCCGAGGACCCGTCCCGGGTCGTCGCCGCCCGGCGCAACAGCCCGCTCGTGGTCGGCCTGGGCGAGGGGGAGTCGTTCCTCGGCTCCGACGTCGCCGCCTTCATCGAGCACACCCGCGAGGCGCTCGAGCTCGACCAGGACCAGGTCGTCACGATCACCCGCGAGGGCGCGACGGTCACCAACTTCGACGGCACCCCTGCCGAGGGCCGCCGCTTCCACGTCGACTGGGACCTGGCCGCCGCCGAGAAGGACGGCCACGACTGGTTCATGCGCAAGGAGATCCTCGAGCAGCCTCGTGCTGTCGCCGACTCGCTGCTGGGGCGGCGTACGCCTTCGGGGTCGCTCCACCTTGACGAGATGCGGCTCGACGACGACGAGCTGCGTGAGGTCACCAAGATCATCATCATCGCCGCGGGGACTTCGTTCTACGCGGGCATGGTCGCGAAGTACGCCATCGAGCACTGGTGCCGGATCTCGGTCGAGGTGGAGCTGGCCTCCGAGTTCCGCTACCGCGACCCGATCCTCGACAACTCCACGCTGGTGGTGGCGATCTCGCAGTCCGGCGAGACCGCCGACACGCTGCAGGCGATCCGGCACGCGCGCTCGCAGCGCTCCAAGGTGCTGGCGATCTGCAACACCAACGGCTCCACGATCCCGCGCGAGTCCGACGCGGTCATCTACACCCACGCCGGCCCGGAGATCGGGGTCGCCTCGACCAAGGGGTACGTCACCCAGCTGGTCGCCTGCTACCTGCTCGCGCTCTACCTGGCCCAGGTCAAGGGCACGATGTACGGCGACGAGATCGACGGCGTGATGACCCAGCTCGAGGCGATGCCCTCGGCTGTGGAGAAGGTGCTCGAGACCGCGCCGCAGGTCTACGACCTGGCGCGTGAGTACGCCGACCGCCGGGCCTTCCTGTTCCTGGGCCGGCACGCCGGCTATCCGGTGGCTCTCGAGGGCGCGCTCAAGCTCAAGGAGCTCGCCTACCTGCACGCCGAGGGCTTCGCGGCCGGCGAGCTCAAGCACGGCCCGATCGCGCTGGTCGAGGAGGGCCTGCCGATCTGGTGCATCGTGCCCCCACGCGGCCGCGACTTCCTCCACGACAAGATGCGCTCGGGGATCATGGAGGTGCGGGCCCGCGGCGCCCGCACGATCGCGCTGGTCGAGGAGGGCGACGACTCGGTCGACTCGGTCTCCGACACGATCATCCGGCTGCCGAAGGTGCCGGTCCTCCTGCAGCCTCTCGTCGCGGTCGTGCCGCTGCAGCTCTTCGCGTGCCAGCTCGCCACCGAGCTCGGCTACGACGTCGACCAGCCCCGCAACCTCGCCAAGTCGGTCACGGTCGAGTGA
- a CDS encoding procyclic acidic repetitive family protein, giving the protein MRVRALVAAAAVALIVPAVPAFATETPSTTTDPSETASVETTPADSQPAPETETEAGTEADTVTEPEAQPETQPETQPETQAETQPGAEAEPPAAGVAEEPAAAVVTTVVITVPATAPAGGATFPVTYDVENVEALGANPVANWTITGSNGTSPSGPQSAPITLDAAGVGTVQATMPTATDTYRLTGFVEGESGATDSVTVELGSVDATKPVVTLSRSLTTFYPYPDGYRDTVTAKMTVNETVGYTAKVVTAGGTLVRTLGSSTSFTGTTSYTWNGNNNAGTRVSGTFHVRIEAKDKAGNVTTAQISVAASAKKLTWKTYSRTLTAADALNYKYVGSCSTLKAPARSDWAESRGLRSNVRCKAPGDSAKATVYTENVKCLPKSVDGNYRNLTLKHYGGRPKGYTKNVYVITTVLRPSDWSSRQIHQFGNSVKWKTMASVASPNSLIQSRTSTQYCPAVWWTAGLNSSSRYDIWKYSVGIQYRVLA; this is encoded by the coding sequence ATGCGCGTACGCGCACTGGTGGCGGCTGCTGCCGTCGCCCTGATCGTGCCGGCGGTGCCGGCTTTCGCGACGGAGACCCCGTCCACCACCACGGACCCGTCGGAGACGGCGAGCGTCGAGACGACCCCGGCCGACTCGCAGCCAGCTCCCGAAACGGAGACCGAGGCGGGCACCGAGGCGGACACCGTGACGGAGCCGGAGGCCCAGCCCGAGACCCAGCCGGAGACCCAGCCGGAGACCCAGGCCGAGACCCAGCCCGGCGCCGAGGCGGAGCCTCCGGCGGCAGGCGTGGCGGAGGAGCCCGCGGCCGCCGTCGTGACCACGGTCGTGATCACCGTTCCCGCCACCGCCCCGGCCGGGGGCGCGACGTTCCCCGTGACGTACGACGTGGAGAACGTGGAGGCGCTCGGGGCCAACCCGGTGGCCAACTGGACGATCACCGGCTCGAACGGCACCTCGCCGAGCGGCCCGCAGTCGGCGCCGATCACGCTCGACGCCGCCGGTGTCGGGACGGTCCAGGCGACGATGCCGACCGCGACCGACACCTACCGTCTCACCGGGTTCGTCGAGGGTGAGAGCGGCGCGACCGACTCCGTCACCGTCGAGCTCGGGTCCGTCGACGCCACCAAGCCGGTCGTCACCCTGAGCCGCAGCCTGACGACCTTCTACCCCTACCCGGACGGCTACCGCGACACCGTCACGGCGAAGATGACCGTGAACGAGACCGTCGGCTACACCGCCAAGGTGGTCACCGCCGGCGGCACGCTGGTCCGCACCCTGGGCTCGTCGACGAGCTTCACCGGCACCACCTCCTACACCTGGAACGGCAACAACAACGCCGGCACCCGGGTCTCCGGCACCTTCCACGTCCGCATCGAGGCCAAGGACAAGGCCGGCAACGTCACCACCGCCCAGATCTCGGTCGCCGCGTCCGCCAAGAAGCTGACCTGGAAGACCTACAGCCGGACGCTCACCGCCGCGGACGCCCTCAACTACAAGTACGTCGGCTCCTGCTCGACCCTCAAGGCGCCCGCTCGCAGCGACTGGGCCGAGTCGCGCGGCCTGCGGTCGAACGTACGCTGCAAGGCCCCCGGCGACAGCGCGAAGGCCACCGTCTACACCGAGAACGTCAAGTGCCTGCCGAAGTCGGTCGACGGCAACTACCGCAACCTGACGCTCAAGCACTACGGCGGCCGTCCCAAGGGCTACACGAAGAACGTCTACGTGATCACCACCGTCCTGCGCCCGTCGGACTGGTCCTCGCGTCAGATCCACCAGTTCGGCAACTCGGTCAAGTGGAAGACGATGGCGTCCGTCGCCTCGCCCAACAGCCTGATCCAGAGCCGCACCTCGACCCAGTACTGCCCCGCCGTGTGGTGGACCGCCGGCCTCAACTCGAGCTCGCGCTACGACATCTGGAAGTACTCGGTCGGCATCCAGTACCGCGTGCTGGCGTGA
- the glmM gene encoding phosphoglucosamine mutase has protein sequence MARLFGTDGVRGLANGEVLTASLAQNLATSAALVLTEELRGSGSGRKPLAVIGNDSRVSGQFLQATVAGGLASAGCDVIEVGVLPTPGVAYLTAALQADLGVVISASHNPMPDNGIKFLQRGGHKLDDILEDRIEAHLDEPWDRPTGASVGRISSHENPVETYAAHLVSTLERRLDGLTVVVDCANGAAAAAGPLALDQAGAKVIAINDTNDGLSINDGVGSTHPEMLQKAVVEHGADVGFAWDGDADRCLAVDAQGNLVDGDQLIAILALGLHDAGRLPDDTVVVTVMSNLGFVKAMDAAGVRVKQTAVGDRYVLEEMRRGGYAIGGEQSGHIIMSEHATTGDGILTALHVLQRMTDTGRTLADLASVVTRLPQVLLNVKGVDKARCKSDDGLLEAVAAEEKALAGSGRILLRPSGTENLVRVMVEAPTHHEAEACAERLADVVRSRLAL, from the coding sequence GTGGCACGCCTTTTCGGCACTGACGGAGTTCGCGGTCTCGCGAACGGCGAGGTCCTCACGGCCTCGCTCGCCCAGAACCTGGCGACCTCTGCAGCACTGGTCCTCACCGAGGAGCTTCGCGGCTCCGGCAGCGGACGCAAGCCGCTGGCGGTCATCGGCAACGACTCGCGCGTCTCGGGACAGTTCCTGCAGGCGACGGTCGCCGGCGGTCTGGCCTCGGCCGGCTGCGACGTGATCGAGGTCGGCGTGCTGCCGACGCCCGGGGTCGCCTACCTGACCGCGGCGCTGCAGGCCGACCTCGGCGTGGTCATCTCGGCCTCGCACAACCCGATGCCCGACAACGGCATCAAGTTCCTCCAGCGCGGCGGGCACAAGCTCGACGACATCCTCGAGGACCGGATCGAGGCACACCTCGACGAGCCCTGGGACCGCCCGACCGGCGCGTCGGTGGGCCGGATCTCGTCCCACGAGAACCCCGTGGAGACGTACGCAGCCCACCTGGTCTCCACGCTCGAGCGGCGCCTCGACGGACTGACCGTCGTCGTCGACTGCGCCAACGGTGCCGCTGCGGCCGCCGGGCCGCTGGCCCTGGACCAGGCCGGCGCGAAGGTGATCGCGATCAACGACACCAACGACGGCCTCTCGATCAACGACGGCGTCGGCTCGACCCACCCGGAGATGCTCCAGAAGGCTGTCGTCGAGCACGGTGCCGACGTCGGCTTCGCCTGGGACGGCGACGCCGACCGCTGCCTGGCCGTCGACGCCCAGGGCAACCTGGTCGACGGCGACCAGCTCATCGCGATCCTCGCCCTCGGGCTCCACGACGCCGGCCGGCTCCCGGACGACACCGTGGTCGTCACCGTGATGAGCAACCTCGGCTTCGTGAAGGCGATGGATGCCGCCGGCGTCCGCGTGAAGCAGACCGCCGTGGGCGACCGCTACGTGCTCGAGGAGATGCGCCGCGGCGGCTACGCCATCGGCGGCGAGCAGTCCGGCCACATCATCATGAGCGAGCACGCCACCACCGGCGACGGCATCCTCACCGCGCTGCACGTCCTGCAGCGGATGACCGACACCGGGCGTACGCTCGCCGACCTCGCCTCCGTCGTCACCCGGCTCCCGCAGGTCCTGCTCAACGTCAAGGGCGTCGACAAGGCCCGCTGCAAGAGCGACGACGGACTCCTCGAGGCCGTCGCCGCCGAGGAGAAGGCCCTCGCCGGCTCCGGCCGGATCCTGCTGCGCCCCTCCGGCACCGAGAATCTCGTACGCGTCATGGTCGAGGCCCCCACCCATCACGAGGCCGAGGCGTGTGCCGAGCGGCTCGCGGACGTGGTCCGGTCCCGCCTGGCGCTCTAG
- the rplM gene encoding 50S ribosomal protein L13 has protein sequence MRTYAPKPGDIERAWLVIDATDVRLGRLAVQVAELLRGKHKAIFAPNADTGDFVIVINAEKVSLSGNKKTTKLAYRHSGYPGGLTATPIGEVLDKDARKAIEKAVWGMLPKNKLGRQMLKKLKVYSGPEHPHAAQQAVPFEIKQIAQ, from the coding sequence GTGCGTACTTACGCTCCCAAGCCGGGCGACATCGAGCGCGCCTGGCTCGTGATCGACGCGACCGACGTCCGTCTCGGCCGCCTCGCTGTCCAGGTCGCCGAGCTCCTCCGCGGCAAGCACAAGGCGATCTTCGCGCCCAACGCGGACACCGGCGACTTCGTCATCGTCATCAACGCCGAGAAGGTCTCCCTCTCCGGCAACAAGAAGACCACCAAGCTGGCTTACCGTCACTCGGGCTACCCGGGCGGTCTGACGGCCACCCCGATCGGTGAGGTCCTGGACAAGGACGCTCGCAAGGCGATCGAGAAGGCGGTGTGGGGCATGCTGCCGAAGAACAAGCTCGGCCGTCAGATGCTCAAGAAGCTGAAGGTCTACTCCGGCCCTGAGCACCCGCACGCCGCGCAGCAGGCCGTTCCGTTCGAGATCAAGCAGATCGCCCAGTGA